One Nitrospirota bacterium genomic window carries:
- the galU gene encoding UTP--glucose-1-phosphate uridylyltransferase GalU produces the protein MLKKAILPAAGLGTRFLPVTKASPKEMLPIVDKPLIQYSVEECVRCNIDEFIIITGRNKRAIEDHFDYNCELEENLRIKGKDANIPELNLHTELNFAFIRQSKPLGLGDAINCARAFVKDEPFAVLLGDDIIDPEDTLLADMIAIYNQYKSPVIALQEVPIDEVSMYGVISGELVSGQLYKINGLVEKPKVDEAPSRLAVIGRYILTPDIFAELDIIPPGRGGEYQLTDALNLLLKKRTIYGYLFKGQRYDAGDKFGFLKATISLSLKRPEFADKLKSYIKELASGF, from the coding sequence ATGTTGAAAAAGGCAATACTTCCGGCAGCGGGCTTAGGCACAAGGTTTTTGCCTGTTACGAAAGCCTCGCCCAAAGAGATGCTCCCTATAGTAGATAAGCCGCTGATACAATATTCTGTTGAGGAATGTGTCAGGTGTAATATAGATGAGTTTATAATTATTACCGGTAGAAATAAGCGGGCTATTGAAGACCACTTTGACTATAACTGCGAACTTGAGGAAAATCTCAGGATAAAAGGCAAGGATGCAAACATACCGGAGTTGAATCTTCATACGGAACTGAATTTTGCTTTTATAAGACAGAGCAAGCCTCTTGGTTTAGGAGATGCAATAAACTGTGCCAGGGCTTTTGTTAAAGATGAGCCTTTTGCCGTGCTTTTAGGTGATGATATTATAGACCCTGAGGATACGCTTCTTGCCGATATGATAGCTATATATAACCAGTATAAATCGCCGGTGATAGCCCTGCAGGAGGTGCCGATTGATGAGGTCTCTATGTATGGTGTTATATCAGGGGAACTTGTTTCCGGACAGTTATACAAGATCAATGGCCTTGTAGAAAAGCCAAAAGTGGATGAGGCGCCGTCGAGGCTTGCCGTTATTGGGCGCTATATATTGACGCCGGATATTTTTGCCGAACTTGACATTATCCCTCCAGGACGCGGAGGTGAGTATCAGTTAACAGATGCTCTCAACCTCTTACTTAAAAAGCGCACCATTTATGGCTATCTTTTTAAAGGACAGCGGTACGATGCCGGAGATAAATTCGGTTTTCTAAAAGCTACAATAAGTCTTTCTCTAAAGCGCCCTGAATTTGCTGACAAACTAAAAAGTTACATAAAAGAATTAGCTTCAGGTTTCTAA
- a CDS encoding protein-glutamate O-methyltransferase → MPVAERAEDNQFQRATLTDKEFRRLGDFVHSEVGIKMPDIKKTMLEARLQKRLKALGFNTFNQYIEYVFSPKGRDAEIINFIDVVTTNKTDFFREPNHFEYLTSTALPTLIRTHGAGVRRKLMVWSAGCSTGEEPYTLTMVLDNYGLKQYNGAFGYVIIATDISSRVLEKAQSGVYEEEKVAPIPIEMKKRYLLRSKDRSKKIVKIVPELRSMIKFRRLNFMEGDFGFREEMDIIFCRNVVIYFDKQTQEKLLNKFSRYLVPGGYLFMGHSETIAGLNVPFVQVAPTVYRVAS, encoded by the coding sequence ATGCCTGTGGCTGAAAGAGCAGAAGATAATCAGTTTCAAAGAGCTACACTGACGGATAAGGAATTTCGGCGGCTGGGTGATTTCGTTCACTCAGAGGTCGGAATAAAGATGCCTGATATTAAAAAAACCATGCTTGAGGCCCGTCTCCAGAAAAGACTAAAAGCACTTGGCTTTAACACCTTCAATCAGTACATAGAGTATGTGTTTAGCCCTAAGGGGCGTGATGCCGAAATTATAAATTTTATCGATGTTGTAACAACAAATAAAACTGACTTTTTCAGAGAGCCCAACCATTTCGAGTACCTGACCTCTACTGCTTTACCAACCCTTATCAGAACTCACGGGGCAGGCGTAAGGCGTAAACTCATGGTCTGGAGTGCCGGGTGTTCAACCGGAGAGGAGCCCTACACGCTTACTATGGTACTTGATAATTATGGACTTAAACAATACAACGGAGCTTTCGGTTATGTAATAATAGCAACGGATATTTCCTCAAGAGTGCTTGAAAAAGCGCAAAGCGGCGTGTATGAAGAGGAAAAAGTGGCTCCTATCCCAATTGAGATGAAAAAGCGGTATCTGTTAAGGAGCAAAGACAGGAGTAAGAAAATTGTAAAAATAGTGCCTGAACTAAGGTCTATGATAAAGTTTCGCCGTCTTAATTTTATGGAGGGTGATTTTGGATTCAGAGAAGAGATGGATATAATTTTTTGCAGAAATGTAGTTATATATTTTGATAAACAAACGCAGGAGAAACTTCTGAACAAATTCAGCCGCTATTTGGTTCCTGGTGGTTATCTGTTTATGGGGCACTCGGAAACAATAGCCGGATTAAACGTACCGTTTGTGCAGGTGGCGCCTACTGTGTATAGGGTTGCCTCTTGA
- a CDS encoding chemotaxis protein CheD encodes MKISEIRLPIVFLKPGELHMGTEHVAVHTVLGSCVSVTMYNPQSGLSAMCHGLLPHCGSECGNCPEKMKYVECSIVHMIDWFKKFGVDKSQIETKVFGGGDVLDYSKGSCVNILPPARKRQSVGSQNIEAALKVLNEAGFKISAKDIGGSLGRKMFFFTDNGEVLLRKIKKRCTSSQTQMAY; translated from the coding sequence TTGAAAATATCCGAGATACGGCTTCCGATAGTGTTTTTAAAACCGGGCGAGCTCCATATGGGGACTGAACACGTAGCAGTGCATACGGTACTGGGATCGTGTGTTTCCGTAACCATGTATAATCCACAATCAGGGCTCTCAGCAATGTGTCATGGTTTGCTGCCTCACTGCGGCTCTGAGTGTGGAAACTGCCCGGAAAAAATGAAATACGTGGAATGTTCCATAGTACACATGATTGATTGGTTTAAAAAATTCGGAGTTGATAAGTCACAGATTGAAACTAAGGTATTTGGCGGCGGTGATGTGCTTGATTATTCTAAGGGCAGCTGTGTCAACATTCTCCCTCCGGCAAGGAAAAGACAGAGTGTGGGAAGCCAAAACATAGAGGCTGCTCTAAAGGTGCTTAATGAGGCAGGCTTTAAGATAAGTGCAAAAGATATTGGGGGGAGTTTAGGCAGAAAGATGTTTTTTTTCACAGATAACGGTGAGGTGTTACTAAGAAAAATTAAAAAGAGATGTACTTCAAGCCAAACGCAGATGGCTTATTAA
- a CDS encoding chemotaxis response regulator protein-glutamate methylesterase — translation MALGFAKKIKVLIVDDSAVVRQTLLTILSSDPMIEVIGTASDPYAAVNKIHEAPPDVITLDVEMPRMDGITFLKKIMTQYPIPVVMCSSLTDKGSETALKALEFGAVDIISKPRVGTKQFLEDSRVQICDTVKAAASSRLRKISAVEQKVAPKLTADAVISRAPSQAMIQTTEKVVIVGASTGGTEALKVFLEDFPMDCPGIVIVQHMPEHFTAAFAKRLDSICTINVKEAADNDSVIRGRALIAPGNKHTMIKRSGARYYVEVKDGPLVSRHRPSVDVLFRSASRYAGKNAVGVIMTGMGDDGARGMMEMKESGAFNIAQDEASCVVFGMPNEAIKHGGVDKILPLDKIAKEVIRICG, via the coding sequence ATGGCCTTAGGTTTCGCAAAGAAAATAAAAGTGTTAATTGTGGATGACTCTGCAGTGGTAAGGCAGACACTTTTGACAATACTATCCTCAGATCCAATGATTGAGGTTATAGGCACTGCATCGGATCCGTATGCTGCGGTAAATAAGATACATGAGGCTCCGCCGGATGTAATCACTCTTGACGTAGAAATGCCGCGGATGGATGGGATAACGTTCCTCAAAAAAATAATGACTCAGTATCCGATACCGGTTGTGATGTGTTCATCACTTACGGACAAAGGGTCTGAGACAGCGCTAAAGGCTCTTGAGTTCGGAGCTGTGGATATAATTAGTAAGCCTCGTGTGGGCACTAAACAGTTTTTGGAGGACTCTCGTGTGCAGATATGTGATACAGTAAAGGCAGCAGCATCGTCCCGGTTGAGAAAAATATCGGCTGTAGAGCAAAAAGTGGCGCCAAAGCTTACAGCGGATGCTGTGATTTCAAGAGCGCCCTCTCAGGCTATGATACAAACTACGGAAAAAGTGGTTATAGTGGGAGCCTCAACGGGTGGCACAGAGGCATTAAAAGTGTTTTTAGAGGATTTCCCAATGGATTGCCCTGGTATAGTCATAGTGCAACATATGCCGGAGCATTTTACGGCAGCCTTTGCAAAACGTTTGGACAGTATATGCACAATAAACGTAAAAGAGGCTGCAGATAACGACTCAGTAATACGTGGCCGGGCACTGATTGCTCCCGGCAACAAGCACACAATGATAAAGCGAAGCGGTGCACGGTACTATGTTGAAGTAAAGGACGGCCCGCTTGTCAGCAGACACAGACCGTCGGTAGATGTGCTGTTTCGGTCAGCCTCGCGTTATGCCGGTAAAAACGCAGTGGGGGTTATTATGACCGGTATGGGCGATGACGGAGCACGCGGAATGATGGAGATGAAAGAATCCGGAGCATTTAATATTGCTCAGGATGAGGCCTCCTGTGTTGTGTTTGGAATGCCTAACGAGGCAATTAAGCATGGCGGCGTAGATAAAATACTACCCCTTGACAAGATCGCAAAAGAGGTTATAAGAATCTGCGGTTAA